The following are from one region of the Elgaria multicarinata webbii isolate HBS135686 ecotype San Diego chromosome 13, rElgMul1.1.pri, whole genome shotgun sequence genome:
- the OSCP1 gene encoding protein OSCP1 isoform X2: MSLRTLPLLVLNLGGEMLYIVDQRLRAQSIPGDKARQVMNDIIGGIFNKKFMDELFKPQELYSRKALRTVFERLVHASIMRLNAPSMDKLYDLMTMAFKYQVLLCSRPKDLLLITFNHLDAIKDFIFESPKTLTQVDVTFRRLIDTYGSLSAGELQLIRQTLLIFFQDIHIRVSILLKDKVQNSNGHFVLPTSGPVPWGTEVPGLIRLFNSKGDEIRRTEFTSGGNYVLPYREGSFDLHGDRVIKLGTNIYSISRPVETDISGAAKNLASRVKENTTPNPLAKEELNLLARLMGGLEIKKPLGNEAGFRLNLFTTDEEEEHAALTRPQELSYQVINIQADQDQQRNEELDRIMGEFEVPEQPTQAISKGADLLAMMDEL; encoded by the exons TTATGAATGACATCATTGGGGGCATATTCAATAAAAAGTTCATGGATGAACTGTTTAAACCCCAGGAACTCTATTCCAGGAAGGCCCTGAGAACAGTGTTTGAGCGGCTGGTTCATGCCTCCATCATGAGACTGAATGCACCCAGTATGGATAAG CTTTATGATCTAATGACCATGGCTTTCAAGTACCAAGTTCTACTCTGCTCTCGGCCCAAAGACCTTCTGCTCATCACTTTCAACCACCTGGATGCCATTAAGGATTTCATCTTTGAATCACCCAAAACTCTGACCCAAGTCGATGTAACTTTTCGGAGGCTTATTGAT ACTTACGGCTCTCTCTCCGCTGGCGAACTTCAGCTCATCCGGCAAACTTTGCTCATCTTCTTCCAGGACATACACATCAGG GTTTCCATTCTCTTAAAAGACAAAGTACAGAATTCCAATGGCCATTTTGTACTCCCAACCTCAGGTCCAGTTCCTTGGGGAACCGAGGTTCCAGGGCTCATCAG ACTTTTCAATAGTAAAGGGGATGAAATTCGAAGGACTGAGTTCACCAGTGGTGGAAATTATGTACTTCCATATCGGGAAGGCTCATTTGACCTTCACGGAGACAGAGTCattaaactgggaacaaacat ATACAGCATCAGCCGACCTGTAGAAACAGACATCTCGGGAGCCGCCAAAAATTTGGCTTCTCGTGTAAAG GAGAACACCACTCCCAACCCGCTAGCTAAAGAAGAGCTGAACTTGTTGGCCAGGCTGATGGGCGGCCTCGAGATCAAGAAGCCTCTTGGCAATGAAGCTGGCTTCCGGCTGAACCTCTTCACCACGGATGAAGAGGAAGA ACATGCCGCACTGACCCGCCCACAGGAGTTATCGTATCAAGTTATCAACATACAGGCAGACCAG GACCAACAACGGAATGAGGAACTGGATCGTATCATGGGAGAGTTTGAGGTGCCAGAGCAGCCTACACAGGCAATCAGTAAGGGGGCTGACTTATTGGCAATGATGGATGAGCTGTGA
- the OSCP1 gene encoding protein OSCP1 isoform X4: protein MEISHSVKERTISENSLVILLQGLHGRVTTVELRDESTAMGRITNVDAFMNIRLTEATFTDRRGRSSWLADLFVTGRNVRYVHIPDDVDIRATIEKQLQLIHRVRTFGGRDKGRKEFLRQRDK from the coding sequence ATGGAGATCAGCCACTCGGTCAAGGAGCGCACCATCTCCGAGAACAGCCTGGTGATCCTGCTGCAGGGCCTCCACGGCCGTGTCACCACAGTGGAGCTGCGGGACGAGAGCACGGCCATGGGCCGCATCACAAACGTGGACGCCTTCATGAACATCCGCCTGACCGAGGCAACCTTCACGGACCGGCGCGGCCGCTCTTCCTGGCTGGCTGACCTCTTTGTGACCGGAAGGAATGTTCGATACGTCCACATCCCTGATGACGTGGACATCAGGGCCACAATCGAGAAGCAACTACAGCTCATCCACAGAGTTCGCACTTTTGGTGGCCGAGACAAGGGCAGGAAGGAGTTCCTTAGACAGAGGGACAAATGA